The following are encoded together in the Tripterygium wilfordii isolate XIE 37 chromosome 18, ASM1340144v1, whole genome shotgun sequence genome:
- the LOC119984326 gene encoding uncharacterized protein LOC119984326 isoform X5 has product MFSSQVHASVSARGLSSSTTTTTRRCSTSLAAHSVSAYHTRLVLKSIGTRESPRCSLGVQELSMDEPVESEPSVREVLRSTQNRENDLSSGGEGKDEKEGDDDGDDKGISRIQVPRQSYIPVSKAELLDAIVLRMFDSPDEAHQFVLISSFLDSILHAEHKSTLEEMRDDYFLIHSMENEETINDESSAVDIKTTANGNKSDLADSIGFGSLDRINRYAKEGPKTNNKLASTYGLDLRNILDALPTNVKQYSYTESSLAVATRFQRAFVQLLYDAQFEELSARDLMLTSALNTDYLLTLPIYVDWKRASESNAIIFRRGYAAETQKGLLLVEKLDYIQSKLLRGIFSIISKPLGRIGKWIDEALMGASRTQEVQDWIKKIKPWLEELALFRQTYFDNEQTSDTLLGVDRLSDSDLPIWLAAQRAVSRYEGFLSPVGPRERLFRKLLTWTGIVPPTREIPYEIDHDNSASEPYLRPTFLSRISLSDLWRPAARKYCENNLWKMFKTSISILFSPSFLQEPAFQELILLYNKDASERGNRDKVDVPSFQLKIYEKIPIPDLPVIFPHKKLSFRIIDTVRLDIATILGLLAYFINYKFEDIVSSPSAILLDVIAFSALIVFGTRVALGYKQTWDRYQLTRHFTRKPWQAVLDQFIFFWMLLNSSNTRKQF; this is encoded by the exons ATGTTTTCTTCACAAGTTCACGCCAGCGTCAGCGCTCGCGGcctatcatcatcaacaacgaCCACCACTCGGCGCTGTTCAACTTCTTTGGCTGCTCACTCTGTCTCCGCTTACCATACTCGTTTGGTGTTGAAGAGCATTGGTACTCGTGAATCTCCTCGTTGTTCTCTCGGAGTCCAGGAATTATCCATGGACGAACCAGTTGAATCTGAGCCCTCCGTGAGAGAGGTTTTGAGGTCCACTCAAAACAGGGAGAATGATCTTTCATCCGGCGGAGAAGgaaaagatgaaaaagaaggGGATGACGATGGCGATGATAAGGGAATCTCTAGAATACAAGTTCCGAGACAGAGTTACATCCCGGTTTCCAAAGCTGAATTGTTGGACGCCATTGTATTGAGGATGTTCGATTCTCCAGATGAAGCCCATCAGTTTGTGCTTATCTCGTC GTTCTTAGACTCTATCCTTCATGCTGAACACAAGAGCACCTTAGAAGAAATGCGAGATGATTATTTCCTTATTCATTCCATGGAAAATGAGGAGACCATTAATGATGAATCATCTGCTGTAGACATAAAAACTACGGCTAATGGAAACAAGTCTGATTTGGCAGATAGTATCGGATTTGGAAGCTTGGATAGAATCAATAGATATGCGAAGGAGGGCCCTAAAACCAACAACAAATTAGCTTCCACTTATGGTCTGGACTTGAGAAATATTTTAGATGCTTTACCAACAAATGTCAAGCAATATTCTTATACGGAGTCCAG CCTTGCAGTTGCCACTCGTTTCCAACGTGCTTTCGTGCAACTTCTTTATGATGCTCAGTTTGAAGAACTATCGGCTAGGGATTTGATGTTGACATCAGCTTTGAACACAGACTATCTTCTTACCTTGCCTATATATGTTGATTGGAAGAGGGCATCTGAATCCAATGCGATAATATTTCG GCGTGGCTATGCAGCTGAGACACAGAAAGGTCTACTGCTTGTTGAAAAACTGGATTACATACAATCCAAACTTCTGCGTGGGATCTTCTCTATTATATCAAAACCATTAGGGAGAATTGGCAAATGGATTGACGAG GCTTTAATGGGTGCTTCTCGAACACAAGAAGTACAAGATTGGATCAAGAAAATAAAGCCTTGGCTGGAGGAATTGGCTCTTTTTCGGCAAACATACTTCGATAATGAACAAACTTCTGACACGCTGCTAGGAGTAGACCGGCTATCAGATAGTGACCTTCCTATTTGGTTGGCAGCACAGAGGGCAGTAAGTCGTTATGAAGGATTTCTGTCGCCAGTTGGACCCCGTGAGAGGCTCTTTAGAAAGTTGCTGACCTGGACTGGTATTGTACCTCCTACACGAGAAATTCCATATGAGATCGACCATGACAATAGTGCTTCTGAACCATACTTAAG GCCAACTTTCTTATCGAGAATATCCCTAAGCGATTTATGGAGACCTGCTGCAAGGAAATACTGCGAAAACAATCTTTGGAAAATGTTTAAAACTTCCATTTCCATTCTTTTCTCACCGTCATTCCTCCAG GAGCCTGCATTCCAAGAACTAATTTTGCTTTACAACAAGGATGCGAGTGAAAGAGGAAACAGGGATAAAGTTGACGTTCCATCTTTTCAGTTAAAGATCTATGAGAAAATCCCCATTCCGGATCTACCA GTCATTTTCCCTCACAAAAAGCTGTCTTTTCGTATCATAGACACG GTGCGCTTGGATATTGCCACGATACTGGGACTTTTGGCATACTTCATAAACTACAAATTTGAGGACATTGTTTCTTCTCC ATCAGCAATACTTCTAGATGTAATTGCTTTCTCTGCCTTGATAGTATTTGGGACTCGTGTGGCTTTGGGTTACAAACAGACGTGGGATAGGTATCAG TTAACAAGACACTTTACGAGAAAACCTTGGCAAGCGGTTTTGGATCagttcattttcttttggatGCTTCTGAACAGCAGCAA TACAAGGAAGCAATTTTGA